Proteins encoded together in one Thermococcus barophilus MP window:
- a CDS encoding DUF424 domain-containing protein, which produces MKIYVKVYRVQGEVLLAACDEELMGKTFREGELKLEVKERFYKGELRDVEDLEKLLEEATIANLVGERCVGKAIELGYIDKDRVLYIQGVPHAQMAKMLW; this is translated from the coding sequence ATGAAAATATATGTGAAGGTGTATCGCGTTCAAGGTGAGGTTTTGCTGGCAGCATGTGATGAGGAATTAATGGGGAAAACATTCAGAGAGGGCGAGCTTAAATTGGAGGTTAAAGAGAGATTTTACAAAGGCGAGCTTAGAGATGTTGAAGATTTAGAAAAATTGCTGGAAGAGGCAACAATAGCGAACTTAGTTGGAGAGAGGTGTGTTGGTAAGGCAATCGAGCTTGGCTACATTGATAAAGATAGAGTGCTCTACATTCAGGGGGTTCCTCATGCACAGATGGCTAAAATGCTATGGTGA
- a CDS encoding DUF1464 family protein — MRVIGVDPGTRSFDVIGLKDGKIKLDLSFPSEVVAEEPSKIVKAIEEFNADIIIGPSGYGVPLKHISELTERDRFEMTLVREEEMKQIPVLIGLQKMVNEMKEKDMNVWFIPGIIHLPTVPEFRKYNKIDMGTADKMAITVLAIYDQAKRLGISYEEVSFALLEVGFGYNFAGAVDRGRIVDGIGGTIFPGPAFVNSGALDGEVAYLVGEIKKWHLFYGGASIIAAGEILSPEEFAKRLDEESFAKAWEAMKDGFVKAIASELTVIEKPKEIILSGRLMRIRELREDVKDLFEEKFGLPVVKQRGLEGKAKEAAQGSAIIGDGLLGGQFKDLIEHVEIRKARGSVLDYVKFPLNL; from the coding sequence ATGAGAGTTATAGGAGTTGATCCAGGAACAAGGAGCTTTGATGTTATTGGTCTCAAGGATGGAAAGATAAAGCTCGACTTAAGCTTTCCAAGCGAAGTTGTTGCCGAAGAACCCAGCAAAATTGTAAAAGCCATTGAAGAGTTCAACGCTGACATAATAATCGGTCCTTCCGGCTACGGAGTTCCGCTGAAGCACATCAGCGAGCTAACTGAAAGGGACAGATTTGAGATGACGCTCGTTAGAGAAGAGGAGATGAAGCAAATCCCTGTTTTAATTGGCCTTCAGAAGATGGTCAACGAGATGAAAGAAAAAGATATGAATGTTTGGTTTATTCCCGGGATAATACACCTCCCAACGGTGCCCGAATTTAGGAAATATAATAAGATTGACATGGGAACTGCAGATAAAATGGCGATAACTGTTTTGGCGATCTACGATCAGGCTAAGCGCCTGGGCATCTCCTATGAAGAGGTTTCATTCGCCCTGCTTGAGGTTGGCTTTGGCTACAACTTCGCTGGGGCGGTTGACAGAGGAAGGATAGTTGATGGAATTGGTGGGACTATCTTTCCCGGCCCAGCATTTGTCAACAGCGGTGCTCTGGACGGGGAAGTTGCCTATCTGGTTGGTGAGATAAAGAAGTGGCATCTCTTCTATGGAGGGGCTTCAATAATAGCAGCGGGTGAGATTTTGTCTCCAGAAGAGTTCGCCAAGCGCTTGGATGAGGAAAGCTTTGCAAAAGCATGGGAAGCGATGAAAGACGGCTTTGTAAAAGCCATAGCGAGTGAATTGACGGTTATTGAAAAACCGAAGGAGATAATTCTCTCTGGAAGACTCATGCGCATCAGAGAGCTCAGAGAAGACGTTAAGGATCTCTTCGAGGAAAAGTTTGGTTTGCCTGTGGTTAAGCAGAGAGGTTTGGAAGGAAAAGCCAAAGAAGCTGCCCAGGGAAGTGCAATAATCGGCGATGGCCTCTTGGGAGGTCAGTTTAAGGATTTAATCGAACATGTTGAGATTAGAAAAGCCAGAGGAAGCGTTTTAGATTATGTTAAGTTTCCTCTGAACCTTTAG
- a CDS encoding NfeD family protein, which produces MDYFPILLLILGLLIIVLDMMVAAFITPIGIAFAVLGLLLGLGVNFNVAFVISLISAVISYQLFARLIKKETVDIGKPKYTFELKGKRGKVKRIKGDEVWVELEGEEWLAKPLDDVKEGDEVVVVDVDGVKLIVRKT; this is translated from the coding sequence ATGGATTATTTCCCCATTTTACTTTTAATTTTAGGCTTGCTGATCATAGTTCTTGATATGATGGTTGCGGCATTTATAACTCCAATTGGAATAGCCTTTGCTGTTCTTGGGCTGTTGCTTGGATTGGGTGTGAATTTTAACGTTGCATTTGTGATATCCTTGATATCTGCAGTTATCAGCTATCAGCTCTTTGCACGGCTAATCAAGAAAGAAACCGTTGATATTGGAAAGCCCAAATACACCTTTGAGCTTAAAGGGAAGAGGGGAAAGGTAAAAAGAATCAAAGGGGATGAAGTCTGGGTCGAACTTGAGGGCGAAGAATGGCTCGCTAAGCCTCTCGATGATGTTAAAGAGGGAGACGAAGTTGTTGTGGTTGATGTTGATGGTGTAAAACTGATTGTTCGCAAGACTTGA
- a CDS encoding radical SAM protein, which produces MIAFGPVPSRRLGKSLGINNIPDKVCSYACVYCQIGRTIRMEVKRKTFYNPELILKEAKEKLEKARAKGEHVDYITFVPDGEPTLDINLRKETELLKELGTPLAILTNSSLIWREDVREDLLEFDFVSLKLDAVSEQLWRKIDRPHKSLKLNEILNGMLEFRKEFKGKLVTETMLINGVDYGDEFEKISKFLKKLEPDIAYIAIPTRPPAERWVKPASEETINRAFQIFAEALGSDRVEYLIGYEGNAFVFTGNVEEDLLSITAVHPMREDAVEDFLKKANADWSVVEKLLKEEKIIELEYEGRKFYMRKLKSRNL; this is translated from the coding sequence ATGATAGCATTTGGCCCCGTTCCATCTCGCAGATTAGGAAAAAGCTTAGGTATAAACAACATTCCGGATAAAGTATGCTCATATGCTTGTGTTTACTGCCAAATTGGAAGAACAATCAGGATGGAAGTTAAAAGGAAGACATTTTATAACCCAGAGCTGATTCTCAAGGAAGCTAAAGAAAAACTTGAAAAAGCCAGAGCAAAAGGAGAGCACGTTGATTATATCACATTTGTTCCAGATGGTGAACCGACTTTGGATATTAACCTTAGAAAGGAAACAGAGTTGCTGAAAGAACTTGGAACTCCTTTGGCAATTCTAACAAACTCTTCCCTAATCTGGAGGGAAGATGTTAGAGAAGATTTATTGGAGTTTGATTTTGTCTCTCTAAAGCTTGATGCTGTGAGTGAGCAACTGTGGAGAAAAATTGACAGACCACACAAAAGCTTAAAGCTCAATGAAATCCTTAATGGAATGCTCGAATTCAGAAAAGAGTTCAAAGGAAAACTTGTAACAGAGACTATGCTCATCAATGGAGTTGATTATGGAGACGAATTTGAGAAGATTTCCAAGTTTCTGAAGAAGCTTGAACCAGATATAGCTTACATAGCTATTCCAACGAGGCCCCCAGCGGAGAGGTGGGTTAAGCCAGCTAGTGAGGAGACGATAAACAGAGCGTTTCAGATTTTTGCTGAGGCTTTAGGAAGTGACAGAGTGGAGTATCTCATTGGCTATGAGGGAAATGCATTTGTTTTTACTGGGAATGTTGAGGAGGATTTACTGAGCATAACAGCTGTCCACCCGATGAGAGAAGATGCCGTTGAAGACTTTCTTAAAAAGGCCAATGCAGATTGGAGCGTTGTTGAGAAACTTTTAAAAGAAGAAAAAATCATTGAGCTTGAATATGAAGGCAGAAAGTTTTACATGAGGAAGCTCAAGAGCAGAAATCTTTAA
- a CDS encoding NifB/NifX family molybdenum-iron cluster-binding protein: protein MRKLRIAFGMENEGKLTDGHYGDSEFFLIYEILEDGTVKLLEKKPNRAKKMEEHESEHGDLRKFRVVIEQLEDVDVLAAFRMGPNFLRIRDQSNKVAFFTSTRDLNLALQRVIESFEELWKQVEEKKSKHT from the coding sequence ATGAGGAAGCTTAGGATAGCGTTTGGGATGGAAAATGAGGGAAAGCTGACAGATGGTCACTATGGGGACTCAGAGTTCTTTTTGATCTACGAAATCTTAGAAGATGGAACTGTAAAGCTCTTGGAAAAGAAACCAAACAGAGCTAAGAAGATGGAGGAGCATGAAAGTGAGCACGGTGATCTGAGGAAGTTTAGGGTTGTTATTGAGCAGCTGGAAGACGTGGATGTGCTGGCGGCGTTCAGAATGGGCCCTAACTTTTTGAGAATCAGAGACCAGAGCAATAAAGTTGCATTCTTTACGAGTACGAGGGATCTAAATTTAGCACTTCAAAGGGTTATTGAAAGCTTTGAAGAGCTTTGGAAGCAAGTTGAAGAGAAAAAGTCAAAGCATACTTGA
- a CDS encoding MFS transporter, which yields MSQRINATMHAKKVSHRYYGISKVPKWFYSFIPFKISTGGSSILMPLYLLQLGGNAQMVGIMNSLASLSSMIGSLFWGKLSDRTLRRKIFILFGFFSVSIFLTVLSFANSPAEFIILNAVYSFFLASTLSVPIVLVLRSVRKHSWDYGIGKFNEISGWAWVFGLGLGFVLSQYLTIRQLLLLFAILNIPSLIWGAKTIREIPIYVNRKSIRIFGNYVVEKIRYVPTFMLHINLRKPKFGKFYFASFLFWISVGMYFSQFPVLLAENGFERRYIYLAAILNSSVSAFMYLKVGLMLENRDKLKVLKEGIALRLIGIATILIGTFMLPYLLPLAFLSYFLAGYSWSFISISSTSIVGKLAGEREKGTAMGTFNLINSLGYIIGSFLSGFLVYAGGFTANFGASSLFALLSLLSLRKLEI from the coding sequence ATGAGTCAAAGAATAAACGCCACAATGCATGCAAAAAAGGTCTCCCATAGATATTATGGAATATCAAAGGTTCCTAAGTGGTTTTATTCGTTTATACCCTTCAAGATTTCAACCGGTGGGAGTTCGATCCTAATGCCCTTATACCTCCTTCAGCTTGGTGGAAATGCTCAGATGGTCGGAATAATGAACTCTCTTGCAAGCTTATCTTCAATGATTGGCAGCTTGTTCTGGGGGAAGCTGAGCGATAGAACTTTGAGGAGGAAGATATTCATTCTATTTGGATTCTTCAGTGTGAGCATATTCCTAACAGTCCTCTCATTTGCAAACAGCCCAGCTGAATTCATCATACTCAATGCCGTTTACTCCTTTTTCTTAGCCTCAACACTTTCCGTTCCAATCGTCCTCGTTCTCAGAAGTGTTAGGAAGCACAGCTGGGATTATGGAATAGGAAAGTTCAATGAAATAAGCGGCTGGGCATGGGTTTTTGGGCTTGGTCTGGGATTCGTCTTATCTCAATACCTCACAATAAGGCAACTCTTGCTACTCTTTGCCATCCTCAACATTCCATCACTAATCTGGGGAGCCAAAACAATTAGGGAGATTCCAATTTATGTGAATAGAAAGAGCATCAGAATTTTCGGCAACTATGTAGTTGAAAAAATACGCTATGTGCCAACATTTATGCTGCACATAAATCTCAGAAAGCCAAAATTTGGAAAGTTTTACTTTGCATCATTCTTATTCTGGATATCTGTCGGGATGTATTTCTCGCAGTTTCCAGTATTGTTGGCAGAAAATGGTTTTGAGAGAAGATATATTTATTTGGCTGCAATACTCAACTCTTCAGTTTCAGCCTTTATGTACTTAAAGGTTGGATTGATGCTTGAAAACAGAGACAAGCTGAAGGTTTTAAAGGAGGGTATAGCCTTGAGGCTGATTGGGATTGCGACCATCCTCATAGGGACATTTATGCTCCCGTATCTCCTTCCATTAGCATTTCTTTCATACTTCCTTGCTGGCTATTCATGGTCATTCATAAGCATCTCCTCAACCTCAATTGTTGGAAAACTTGCTGGTGAAAGAGAAAAAGGAACGGCAATGGGGACATTTAACTTAATTAACTCACTCGGATACATAATAGGAAGCTTTTTAAGTGGATTTTTAGTTTACGCCGGCGGGTTTACAGCAAACTTTGGAGCATCTTCACTCTTCGCTCTCTTGAGTCTATTAAGCCTTAGGAAGCTTGAAATCTGA
- the tsaA gene encoding tRNA (N6-threonylcarbamoyladenosine(37)-N6)-methyltransferase TrmO: MKSNVICYKPIGIIHTPFKEPKGVPIQPSAARGIEGKVEVFPEYVQGLKDLEGFSHVVLIYHFHLAKPGSLFVKPYMDDEYHGVFATRAPSRPNPIGLSIVRLVKVRGNTLHVKDVDIVDGTPLLDIKPYVPDFDVREVERIGWLENNIHKLSKARDDGRFIIE; this comes from the coding sequence TTGAAAAGTAACGTGATATGCTATAAACCCATTGGCATTATTCACACTCCATTTAAAGAGCCAAAAGGAGTTCCAATACAGCCTTCTGCAGCAAGAGGAATTGAGGGAAAAGTAGAAGTCTTTCCAGAATATGTCCAGGGTTTGAAAGACCTTGAGGGATTTTCGCATGTAGTTTTAATTTACCATTTTCATCTGGCAAAACCCGGCAGTCTGTTTGTCAAGCCTTATATGGACGATGAGTATCATGGAGTCTTTGCCACCAGAGCCCCAAGTAGGCCCAACCCAATAGGTCTCTCTATAGTGAGGCTTGTCAAAGTTAGAGGGAATACACTTCACGTTAAAGACGTTGATATAGTGGATGGAACGCCTCTCTTGGATATCAAACCTTATGTCCCGGATTTCGACGTTAGAGAGGTTGAAAGAATAGGCTGGCTTGAAAACAATATTCATAAACTTTCAAAGGCGAGGGATGATGGGAGGTTTATAATAGAGTAA
- a CDS encoding potassium channel family protein yields MCEYVYENGQKCRTKPLKGSNFCSLHIPYEEGELLYGEKIKEIKKKAFLKKIRRGITYFEGVYLYDVRISDLKIEQTIVFKNSKIKTLIVDSSEIGGLTIYGSSIERIIIVKTTLKTLMITRSNIFGFNALEVNFSGSIYLKNSEIRYIMMNSFHYTKGEEKPSEEEYGERSKAYGRVELTNLSGVRRIGINSRYPLLRQILEEHGIKVSDISRKHAKAEILAISGVQFDENPRFKRQVRILLRAFNGQLLMENLEIPGHVQVTQSKIKLPEFVHVRILNNIIFRKVRFYSDTTWNLTVLPNLVAELDVEGFMLLEDCQFNNPYIEEIFYRLARTSWERGGDKDKADEYYYKEMVAKRKQRMTAYRRGKRKIFLIESYVEWLLADLTCKYGTTWKRPIVIWIITVNIIFPILFYITKSVEGSGVPLKSFLDYVYFSIVTATTLGYGDLHPVGIGRVLASGEAIFGMFMWAVLLTVFARKYMR; encoded by the coding sequence ATGTGTGAATATGTATATGAAAATGGTCAGAAGTGCAGGACAAAGCCTCTTAAAGGTTCCAATTTCTGCTCACTGCACATTCCTTATGAGGAGGGGGAATTGTTATATGGGGAGAAAATCAAAGAGATAAAGAAGAAAGCTTTTCTCAAGAAGATAAGGAGAGGGATTACATATTTTGAGGGTGTTTATCTCTATGATGTTCGGATTTCAGACCTTAAAATTGAGCAGACGATAGTCTTTAAGAATTCAAAAATAAAAACCCTTATAGTGGATAGCTCAGAAATTGGGGGTCTCACGATTTATGGATCATCAATCGAGAGAATAATCATAGTTAAAACAACTTTAAAAACTCTCATGATAACCAGATCAAACATATTCGGGTTTAATGCCCTTGAAGTGAACTTTTCAGGTTCTATTTATCTTAAAAACAGCGAAATCAGGTACATCATGATGAACTCATTTCACTATACCAAAGGTGAGGAGAAGCCAAGTGAAGAGGAATATGGGGAAAGGAGCAAGGCTTACGGCAGGGTCGAGCTGACAAATTTAAGTGGTGTGAGAAGGATTGGAATTAATTCGAGATATCCTCTTTTAAGGCAAATTCTTGAGGAGCATGGTATTAAGGTTAGCGATATCTCAAGAAAGCACGCCAAGGCTGAGATACTTGCTATAAGCGGGGTTCAGTTCGATGAAAATCCAAGATTTAAGCGACAGGTCAGGATTTTGCTCAGAGCATTCAACGGGCAGCTTTTAATGGAAAATCTTGAAATTCCCGGCCATGTTCAGGTAACCCAGAGCAAGATTAAGCTACCGGAGTTTGTGCATGTTAGAATTTTGAATAACATAATTTTTAGGAAAGTGCGCTTCTACAGTGACACCACTTGGAATTTGACTGTTCTGCCAAATCTTGTGGCAGAGCTGGATGTGGAAGGCTTTATGCTTTTGGAAGACTGCCAGTTTAATAATCCTTACATTGAAGAAATCTTTTACAGATTGGCGAGAACCTCATGGGAAAGAGGAGGGGATAAGGATAAAGCAGATGAATACTATTACAAGGAAATGGTTGCGAAAAGGAAACAGCGAATGACTGCGTATAGGAGAGGAAAGAGAAAAATTTTTCTGATCGAATCATATGTGGAGTGGCTTTTGGCGGATCTCACATGCAAATATGGCACCACTTGGAAGAGACCAATTGTAATCTGGATTATCACTGTGAATATAATCTTCCCGATACTCTTTTACATCACAAAAAGTGTTGAGGGAAGTGGAGTACCTTTGAAGTCTTTTTTAGATTATGTTTACTTCAGCATAGTCACCGCAACGACACTTGGTTATGGAGACCTGCATCCTGTTGGAATCGGAAGAGTTCTGGCTTCTGGTGAGGCTATATTTGGAATGTTCATGTGGGCAGTGCTGTTAACAGTTTTCGCCAGGAAGTACATGAGGTGA
- the cdr gene encoding CoA-disulfide reductase, translated as MSRRVVIIGGGAAGMSAASRVKRLKPDWDVKVFEATEWVSHAPCGVPYVVEGISPKEKLMHYPPEFFRKKRGIDLHLNAKVVEVEQGQVRVQEKDGEHKYEWDYLVFANGASPKLPPIEGIDLKGVFTADLPPDAVAIREYMQEYDVKDVVVIGTGYIALEMAEAFVAQGKNVTLIGRSERVLRKSYDKEITDIVEAKLREHLNLRLQELTIRIDGKERVEKVVTDANEYKADLVVIATGIKPNIELAKQLGVRIGETGAIWTNEKMQTSVENVYAAGDVAETKHIITGRRVWVPLAPPGNKMGYVAGSNIAGKEIRFPGVLGTSITKFMDLEIGKTGLTESEALKEGYDVKTAFIEARTKPHYYPGGKKIWLKAVADKETNRLLGLQAVGSDVLPRIDAFAVALQAGFTVKDLFFADLAYAPPFAPVWDPLIVLARVLKF; from the coding sequence ATGAGTAGGAGAGTTGTTATCATCGGTGGTGGAGCTGCTGGAATGAGTGCCGCTTCAAGGGTCAAGCGTTTAAAGCCCGACTGGGATGTTAAAGTCTTTGAAGCAACTGAGTGGGTGAGTCATGCCCCTTGTGGAGTTCCCTACGTTGTTGAAGGAATTTCCCCAAAAGAAAAACTGATGCACTATCCCCCAGAATTCTTCAGAAAGAAGAGAGGAATTGATCTGCACTTAAATGCTAAAGTTGTGGAAGTTGAGCAAGGACAAGTCAGGGTTCAGGAAAAAGATGGTGAGCATAAATATGAATGGGACTACTTGGTTTTTGCTAACGGAGCTTCACCAAAACTTCCACCAATTGAAGGGATTGACTTAAAAGGAGTTTTTACTGCAGATTTGCCCCCCGATGCAGTTGCGATAAGGGAGTATATGCAGGAATACGATGTTAAAGATGTTGTTGTGATTGGGACTGGATACATAGCACTGGAAATGGCCGAGGCGTTTGTAGCTCAAGGAAAGAATGTAACGCTTATTGGGAGGAGTGAGAGGGTTCTAAGAAAAAGTTATGATAAGGAGATCACAGACATAGTCGAGGCAAAGCTTAGGGAGCACCTTAACTTACGTTTGCAAGAGCTGACGATTAGAATCGATGGAAAAGAAAGGGTTGAAAAAGTTGTTACTGATGCAAATGAGTACAAAGCTGATTTAGTTGTGATAGCAACGGGAATAAAGCCAAACATTGAGCTGGCAAAGCAGCTTGGTGTTAGGATTGGAGAAACTGGCGCAATATGGACCAATGAAAAGATGCAGACAAGCGTTGAGAATGTTTATGCGGCTGGGGATGTCGCTGAAACAAAGCATATAATCACTGGAAGAAGGGTTTGGGTTCCTTTAGCTCCTCCAGGAAATAAGATGGGGTATGTTGCCGGTAGCAACATAGCAGGAAAAGAAATTCGTTTTCCTGGTGTATTGGGAACTTCAATAACGAAATTCATGGACCTGGAAATCGGGAAGACGGGTTTAACTGAAAGCGAGGCATTGAAAGAGGGCTATGATGTTAAAACAGCGTTCATTGAAGCAAGAACAAAGCCCCACTACTACCCTGGCGGGAAGAAAATCTGGCTCAAGGCAGTAGCGGATAAAGAAACCAATAGGCTCTTAGGGCTACAGGCAGTTGGTTCAGATGTATTGCCAAGGATTGATGCATTTGCGGTAGCTCTACAAGCTGGCTTTACTGTGAAAGACCTATTCTTTGCCGATTTGGCATATGCTCCCCCATTTGCACCAGTGTGGGACCCACTGATCGTGCTGGCAAGGGTTTTGAAGTTCTGA
- a CDS encoding potassium channel family protein, which translates to MTGLSRDVAAFQAQSAFSGTGFTTSESEYVVSHPIRRKIIRILIFLGSAGITSAIATLVLTFIGKSAEEVKQNFVILLSGLLILYFFVRSKWIDKMMRKVIRRLLNRFFPSLKIYDYNQLLGISRGYSIGQIKVRKSSWLANKTLRELQLDKEGVLVLGIYRKVGEKEVYLGAPSGDTKILPGDLVVLYGPEEVILNLSKRVKGIKGKIEHEEAVEKAKIRAMQEEMELKGE; encoded by the coding sequence ATGACTGGGCTCTCAAGAGATGTTGCAGCTTTTCAGGCTCAGTCTGCCTTTTCTGGAACAGGTTTTACAACATCTGAGTCGGAATATGTGGTTTCGCATCCAATACGAAGAAAGATAATCAGAATTCTAATTTTTCTGGGCAGTGCAGGAATAACTTCGGCTATAGCTACTCTTGTGTTGACATTCATTGGCAAAAGTGCTGAAGAGGTTAAGCAGAATTTTGTCATACTTTTGAGCGGTTTATTGATTCTGTACTTTTTTGTGAGATCTAAATGGATAGATAAAATGATGAGAAAGGTGATTCGGAGGCTTCTTAATAGATTCTTCCCTTCACTTAAAATCTATGACTACAATCAGCTCTTGGGTATAAGTCGAGGGTACTCAATTGGTCAGATAAAAGTTAGAAAAAGCAGTTGGCTTGCAAATAAAACTTTAAGGGAACTGCAATTAGATAAAGAAGGTGTTCTAGTTCTTGGAATTTACAGAAAAGTAGGAGAAAAAGAGGTTTATCTTGGTGCTCCAAGCGGTGATACAAAGATTCTCCCTGGAGATTTGGTTGTTCTTTATGGGCCCGAGGAGGTTATATTGAACCTCTCGAAGAGGGTTAAAGGAATCAAGGGCAAGATTGAGCATGAAGAAGCAGTCGAAAAAGCTAAGATTAGGGCAATGCAAGAAGAAATGGAGCTTAAAGGTGAGTAA
- a CDS encoding SPFH domain-containing protein — MPATFALVILGVFLLLMLVLSVKVIRPYQKGLVERLGKFNRILEPGIHFIIPFMERVRIIDMREHVIDVPPQEVICKDNVVVTVDAVVYYQVIDPVKAAYNVSDFLLAIIKLAQTNLRAIIGEMELDETLSGRDIINARLREELDKITDRWGVKITRVEIQRIDPPRDIQEAMAKQMTAEREKRAMILIAEGKKESAIKQAEGEKQARILRAEGIKQEQILIAEGQAEAIKKVLEALKLADEKYLTLQYIEKLPELAKYGNLIVPYDTEALIGLLRVLQKVSKTKLPEPKENPPEGSSKNSPAETENDKMRRG; from the coding sequence ATGCCGGCAACTTTTGCCCTTGTAATATTGGGTGTATTCCTCTTGCTGATGCTTGTTTTGAGCGTTAAAGTTATCAGACCATATCAGAAGGGTCTTGTTGAAAGACTTGGAAAGTTCAACAGAATCTTAGAGCCTGGAATTCACTTCATCATACCCTTTATGGAAAGGGTAAGGATAATAGACATGAGAGAACATGTTATTGATGTTCCACCGCAGGAGGTTATCTGTAAGGATAACGTCGTTGTTACAGTTGATGCCGTTGTGTACTATCAGGTTATAGACCCAGTAAAAGCTGCATACAACGTCAGCGACTTTCTCTTGGCTATCATAAAACTTGCACAAACAAACTTAAGGGCAATAATCGGTGAAATGGAGCTTGATGAAACGCTAAGCGGGAGAGATATCATAAATGCTCGCTTGAGGGAAGAGTTAGATAAAATCACTGATCGTTGGGGTGTAAAGATTACAAGGGTTGAAATTCAAAGAATTGATCCACCAAGAGACATACAGGAGGCAATGGCTAAGCAAATGACTGCTGAGAGAGAAAAGAGGGCAATGATTTTGATAGCTGAAGGTAAGAAGGAGAGCGCAATCAAGCAAGCTGAGGGTGAAAAACAGGCAAGAATCTTAAGGGCAGAAGGTATAAAGCAGGAGCAGATCCTTATTGCTGAAGGTCAAGCGGAGGCAATAAAGAAAGTTCTTGAAGCTTTGAAATTGGCTGATGAGAAGTACTTAACTTTGCAATACATTGAAAAGCTCCCAGAACTGGCTAAGTACGGTAACCTAATAGTTCCATACGACACAGAAGCGTTAATCGGCCTGTTAAGAGTCCTTCAAAAAGTCAGCAAAACAAAGCTGCCAGAGCCAAAAGAGAATCCACCTGAAGGTTCATCAAAGAATTCCCCAGCAGAAACAGAAAACGATAAAATGCGGAGAGGTTAA
- a CDS encoding 60S ribosomal export protein NMD3 produces MSERFCYRCGISESEGGPLIDGLCQVCFRKENPVLVMEDEINTELCQNCGSYKKKGVWVDPQNYELDQLIFEVAENALLENITLDERVREIRIVSREELNEIEELPVGVAYLSYEPVNWHIDYFPAIVIYEIEIKARIHELQRELHYEKKTVTVYVRQTVCPRCQKFLGGYFEAILQVRAEDRELTKEERDEIVKLVQEKVDEIMRRDRMGFIQDTVELEEGIDFYMGSTRSARKLAQAIRDRYGGTISEAYELVGLDRQTSKEVYRTSVSVRLPKFRKGDIVSDKNGNIYRVEEVNGKGMNLTNLSTHESEHKDWKTIKRERVELVEHERKEAMLTSLTPKEAQFMDMESYETFEIERPEIDLKEGEIYRLVKIKGKYYIESKKE; encoded by the coding sequence ATGAGTGAACGCTTCTGCTATAGGTGCGGAATAAGCGAGAGTGAGGGAGGGCCTTTAATAGATGGGCTCTGTCAGGTCTGTTTTAGAAAAGAGAATCCGGTATTGGTAATGGAGGATGAAATCAACACTGAACTATGCCAGAACTGTGGAAGCTACAAGAAGAAAGGGGTGTGGGTGGATCCACAAAATTACGAGCTCGACCAGCTGATATTTGAAGTTGCTGAAAATGCCCTCCTTGAAAATATAACTTTAGATGAGCGTGTTAGAGAAATCAGGATTGTGTCAAGGGAGGAGCTTAATGAAATTGAAGAACTTCCAGTTGGGGTTGCATACTTAAGTTATGAACCAGTTAACTGGCACATTGATTATTTTCCAGCCATTGTGATTTATGAAATTGAAATTAAAGCTCGCATACATGAACTCCAAAGAGAACTGCACTATGAAAAGAAGACTGTTACAGTTTATGTAAGGCAGACGGTTTGTCCGAGATGTCAAAAGTTCCTTGGAGGCTACTTCGAGGCTATTTTGCAAGTTAGGGCTGAGGACAGAGAACTGACTAAGGAGGAGAGAGACGAAATTGTGAAGCTTGTTCAAGAAAAAGTGGACGAGATAATGAGGAGAGACAGAATGGGATTCATTCAGGACACGGTCGAGCTTGAGGAGGGTATTGATTTTTACATGGGCTCTACAAGATCGGCAAGAAAACTTGCTCAAGCGATAAGAGACAGATATGGCGGGACAATAAGCGAAGCTTACGAACTTGTCGGTCTCGATAGACAGACAAGCAAAGAAGTTTATAGGACGAGTGTAAGTGTCAGGCTTCCTAAGTTTAGGAAAGGGGACATCGTCAGTGACAAGAATGGGAACATATATCGTGTTGAAGAAGTCAACGGAAAGGGAATGAACCTTACAAACCTATCAACACATGAGAGTGAACACAAAGACTGGAAGACTATAAAGAGAGAAAGGGTAGAGTTAGTTGAACACGAGAGAAAGGAAGCCATGCTCACGAGTTTAACCCCTAAAGAAGCTCAGTTTATGGACATGGAGAGCTATGAGACGTTTGAAATCGAAAGACCAGAGATTGACTTAAAAGAAGGGGAGATTTATAGGCTTGTAAAAATTAAAGGCAAATATTACATTGAGAGTAAAAAGGAATGA